The following are encoded together in the Mesoterricola sediminis genome:
- a CDS encoding type IV secretion system protein, which translates to MLALAAPQTFFMDKLVNDVLDVGAVFFEKEITWIALAILGFCLFFHLVAGAGELAEEPRNCRFFKARWWMRIAFCLALLASYRVTFEGFARSAMPTFMSSFAGSWYEIWSGQLDAKDELEKMHHDNQDVKKAEVTTTRQGEQDQAWWSKAMAWSVDALVTALGIALSSLAGMFITVLILIQGFWVLGINTVLLGIGPLCIAFLAHEATEGIFWAWAKAWLVYGLLYLPMLGLGAKMAGVVFKGITSMVAGSDVVFGDGSDIAMHFIYALLGPLCALAVVQAIPSFLSHLLVAAVSGHGSEVVPAALAASASAATRPEAGSLGSAGMAPAIASGGTTMRFEATRSASPIATAEALGTQPGPADPA; encoded by the coding sequence ATGCTCGCCCTCGCCGCCCCCCAGACCTTTTTCATGGACAAGCTGGTCAACGACGTGCTGGACGTCGGCGCCGTTTTCTTCGAGAAGGAGATCACCTGGATCGCCCTCGCCATCCTCGGGTTCTGCCTCTTCTTCCACCTGGTGGCTGGAGCCGGGGAACTGGCCGAGGAACCCCGGAACTGCCGGTTCTTCAAGGCCCGGTGGTGGATGCGCATCGCATTCTGCCTGGCCCTGCTGGCCAGCTACCGGGTCACCTTCGAGGGCTTCGCCCGGTCGGCCATGCCAACCTTCATGTCCAGCTTCGCCGGCTCCTGGTACGAAATCTGGAGCGGCCAGCTCGACGCCAAGGACGAGCTGGAGAAGATGCACCACGACAACCAGGACGTGAAGAAGGCCGAGGTCACCACCACCCGCCAGGGCGAGCAGGACCAGGCCTGGTGGAGCAAGGCCATGGCCTGGTCCGTGGACGCACTGGTGACGGCCCTGGGCATCGCCCTTTCCAGCCTGGCCGGCATGTTCATCACCGTGCTGATCCTCATCCAGGGCTTCTGGGTGTTGGGCATCAACACCGTGCTCCTGGGCATCGGCCCCCTGTGCATCGCCTTCCTGGCCCACGAGGCCACGGAAGGGATCTTCTGGGCCTGGGCCAAGGCCTGGCTGGTCTACGGCCTCCTCTACCTGCCCATGCTGGGCCTGGGCGCCAAGATGGCCGGGGTCGTGTTCAAGGGCATCACCTCGATGGTGGCGGGATCGGACGTGGTGTTCGGCGACGGTTCGGACATCGCGATGCACTTCATCTACGCCCTGCTGGGGCCCCTGTGCGCCCTGGCGGTGGTCCAGGCCATTCCCAGCTTCCTGAGCCACCTCCTGGTGGCCGCCGTCTCTGGGCATGGCTCTGAGGTCGTCCCGGCGGCCCTGGCGGCCTCTGCCTCCGCGGCCACGAGGCCCGAGGCCGGCAGCCTGGGATCGGCAGGCATGGCGCCGGCCATCGCCAGCGGCGGGACCACGATGCGCTTCGAGGCGACCAGGTCCGCCAGCCCGATCGCCACGGCGGAGGCCCTGGGCACCCAGCCTGGCCCCGCTGACCCAGCTTGA